One region of Chryseobacterium sp. SORGH_AS_0447 genomic DNA includes:
- a CDS encoding nucleotidyltransferase domain-containing protein codes for MGAPHNIKRYGEVWPEFRIRYGLEILEKLKDKVIISGGWAWHFMSKSGHTEYKHAHDHKDIDVFVKKEQVAEVVMILQQEGFQKVWTRYDHLPSQENFRRYEKTTEMENGKFHRITIDFFERNDLETVETNGFTVVKPEVLLSFYRNIHSSDKCWAVMAAKDLVEKGIDPVGHPRLSEMPK; via the coding sequence ATGGGAGCACCACATAATATAAAAAGATACGGTGAAGTCTGGCCGGAATTCAGAATCCGGTACGGGCTTGAAATTTTAGAAAAATTAAAAGATAAAGTCATTATTTCAGGAGGCTGGGCATGGCACTTTATGTCCAAATCCGGGCATACGGAATATAAGCATGCGCATGACCATAAAGATATTGATGTGTTTGTTAAAAAAGAACAGGTCGCGGAAGTCGTAATGATTCTTCAGCAGGAGGGTTTTCAGAAAGTCTGGACCAGATACGATCATCTTCCGAGCCAGGAAAATTTCCGCCGGTACGAGAAAACAACAGAAATGGAAAACGGAAAATTCCACAGGATCACTATCGATTTCTTTGAAAGGAATGATCTGGAAACAGTTGAAACCAATGGATTTACTGTAGTAAAACCGGAGGTTCTTCTTTCTTTTTACAGAAATATCCATTCCAGTGATAAATGCTGGGCGGTAATGGCCGCAAAAGATCTGGTGGAAAAAGGAATTGATCCTGTTGGCCATCCGAGATTAAGTGAAATGCCAAAATAA
- the prfH gene encoding peptide chain release factor H — MEKLIQITAGKGPLECQWVVAKVLKVFLEEIKNNNIAYEIIHRENGDENLTLKSVTLLLKSKDIQDFLASWLGSVCWIGKSTFRKQHKRSNWFVGIFELEELEKVSFHEKDIQFQTVRSQGSGGQNVNKVNTAVRATHIPTGQSVFVQDSRSQLENKKRSVERLKAKVLEQNIIQLQKRMQETWNNHLNVQRGNPVRTFSGTDFKKNYQEKSFKKQRHHLKNELKNYRNDLN, encoded by the coding sequence ATGGAAAAACTCATACAAATAACCGCAGGAAAAGGACCTCTGGAATGCCAGTGGGTCGTCGCCAAAGTGCTGAAAGTTTTTCTGGAAGAAATAAAGAACAATAACATAGCCTATGAAATCATCCATCGTGAAAACGGTGATGAAAACCTGACGCTGAAATCCGTAACCCTCCTTTTGAAATCAAAAGATATACAGGATTTTTTAGCATCATGGCTGGGAAGCGTCTGCTGGATTGGCAAAAGCACCTTCCGGAAACAGCATAAACGCAGCAACTGGTTTGTTGGGATCTTTGAACTCGAAGAATTGGAGAAAGTCAGCTTTCATGAAAAAGATATTCAGTTTCAGACTGTAAGGAGCCAGGGAAGCGGCGGACAAAATGTGAATAAGGTGAACACGGCCGTACGGGCAACACATATCCCGACCGGCCAAAGTGTTTTCGTACAGGACTCCCGTTCGCAGCTTGAAAATAAAAAACGTTCAGTAGAGCGGCTGAAAGCAAAAGTCCTGGAGCAGAATATAATACAGCTGCAGAAAAGAATGCAGGAAACGTGGAACAACCACCTGAATGTACAGCGCGGAAATCCGGTGAGAACATTCTCCGGAACCGATTTTAAAAAGAATTATCAGGAAAAGTCTTTTAAGAAACAGAGGCATCACCTGAAAAATGAACTCAAAAATTATAGAAATGACCTTAACTAA
- a CDS encoding enolase C-terminal domain-like protein, which translates to MMKLRFEIKQLRLKETFSIAYGNYDRREALLVKLQHNDCSGYGECVAIDYYKIDLPKFILSLKEIQQRIESQDIVPPKAFFSFLLGLSLHQFLLSALDCAYWDLFGKLENKSFIELNNLPSKDLAESSITVSVGEIEHQIEKIRNSSWNRFKVKCKGLNKRHVEKLLQLDLPIALDSNASFTDEDCIWLQENVDVQKFSYLEQPRPVGHFQVLSKEGFANWMADEDCQNISSLEQLTPFYKSINIKLMKCGGLTPALEMVSKARALNYKIMIGCMTESTVGISAGCVLAGLADYADLDGANLIANDYASGSFVDHGKIILSPKPGLGIEML; encoded by the coding sequence ATGATGAAATTACGGTTTGAAATAAAACAGCTCCGGCTAAAGGAGACATTTTCTATTGCTTATGGAAATTACGATAGGAGAGAGGCCCTGCTAGTAAAATTACAACATAACGACTGTTCCGGCTACGGTGAATGTGTAGCCATCGATTACTATAAAATAGATCTGCCGAAATTTATTTTATCCTTAAAGGAAATTCAGCAGCGGATCGAAAGCCAGGATATCGTTCCCCCAAAGGCATTTTTTAGTTTTCTGCTGGGCCTGTCTCTTCATCAGTTCTTACTTTCTGCACTGGATTGCGCTTACTGGGACCTTTTCGGAAAGCTCGAAAATAAAAGTTTTATCGAACTGAATAACCTGCCTTCAAAAGATTTGGCAGAAAGCTCCATTACGGTTTCCGTAGGGGAAATTGAGCATCAGATCGAAAAGATTAGAAACAGCAGCTGGAACAGGTTCAAAGTAAAATGCAAAGGACTGAACAAACGGCATGTTGAGAAGCTCTTGCAACTTGATCTGCCTATCGCTTTGGATTCCAACGCCAGTTTTACCGATGAAGATTGTATATGGCTGCAGGAAAATGTGGACGTCCAAAAATTTTCCTACCTCGAGCAACCCAGGCCGGTGGGTCATTTTCAGGTTTTATCTAAAGAAGGTTTTGCCAACTGGATGGCAGATGAAGATTGCCAGAACATCAGTTCGCTGGAACAGCTGACTCCCTTCTACAAAAGCATTAATATCAAACTTATGAAATGTGGCGGCTTGACTCCTGCTTTAGAAATGGTATCAAAAGCCCGGGCGTTAAACTATAAAATTATGATCGGCTGTATGACAGAATCGACCGTCGGAATTTCCGCAGGCTGTGTTTTGGCCGGGTTGGCCGACTACGCCGATCTGGATGGCGCGAATCTTATTGCCAACGACTATGCTTCCGGCAGTTTTGTAGACCATGGTAAGATCATCCTGTCTCCAAAACCGGGGCTGGGAATTGAAATGTTGTAA
- a CDS encoding cytochrome C, with amino-acid sequence MKKLMLGMIAASATMMISCGPKSVAVTGPKYTSSEQLAQGKSIFENSCNRCHKLPDPAKHDDQGWINTLSRMAPKAKLTDEQHQMVYDYLISVNKK; translated from the coding sequence ATGAAAAAACTGATGTTGGGAATGATCGCCGCTTCCGCAACGATGATGATATCGTGTGGACCAAAAAGCGTGGCCGTAACCGGGCCGAAATACACCTCATCCGAACAGCTGGCTCAGGGTAAAAGTATTTTTGAAAATTCGTGTAACCGATGCCACAAGCTACCTGATCCTGCAAAGCATGATGACCAGGGATGGATCAATACGCTGAGCAGAATGGCTCCGAAAGCCAAATTAACCGATGAACAACATCAGATGGTTTATGATTATCTGATCTCCGTAAATAAAAAATAG
- a CDS encoding cytochrome C, protein MKKIIAVASFTAILLASCTPKASTATTPVASKSTAAQIAQGKSIFENSCGRCHKLPDPTAHTPVQWVGIMNWMAPKAKLTDEQHQWVYDYIVSVKK, encoded by the coding sequence ATGAAAAAAATCATTGCTGTAGCTTCGTTCACTGCTATTTTACTGGCATCCTGTACACCGAAGGCTTCTACGGCAACCACTCCGGTAGCTTCCAAATCTACGGCAGCGCAAATCGCGCAGGGAAAAAGCATCTTCGAAAACTCGTGCGGAAGATGCCACAAACTGCCGGATCCGACCGCTCATACACCGGTACAATGGGTAGGAATTATGAACTGGATGGCTCCAAAGGCAAAACTGACCGATGAGCAGCACCAGTGGGTATACGATTATATCGTGTCTGTGAAAAAATAA
- the meaB gene encoding methylmalonyl Co-A mutase-associated GTPase MeaB: MKFSTEELINGIQSGNKRLIGKAITLVESKKAEHRQQAEELLKQLMPYTGNSVRVGVTGVPGAGKSTFIENFGRLAIANGKKVAVLAIDPSSAINKGSILGDKTRMEELAKEENAFIRPSPSSGFLGGVANTTFETMMICEAAGYDYILIETVGVGQSEVLVADITDVFLFLKIIGGGDELQGIKRGIMEMVDLIFINKVEQDNLQKAKNTRLELKRALDFIPPKEKGWKVPVLLGSALRNEGLPDIFEKINDFISLKKKTGRFEEVRIQQAEKRFEYWVQEYILSMMKKNNSVEEAYIQHKKNASAMVSNPSTEAKLFVEKFLSKE, encoded by the coding sequence ATGAAATTTTCTACAGAAGAGCTGATAAACGGAATACAGTCGGGAAACAAACGCCTGATCGGGAAAGCCATTACCTTAGTGGAAAGTAAAAAAGCCGAGCACCGGCAGCAGGCGGAAGAACTGCTGAAACAGCTGATGCCCTACACCGGAAATTCCGTGAGGGTAGGAGTGACGGGGGTTCCGGGAGCCGGAAAATCTACCTTCATCGAAAATTTCGGGAGATTGGCGATTGCCAACGGAAAAAAAGTAGCCGTCCTGGCGATCGATCCAAGCTCGGCCATCAACAAAGGCAGCATTTTGGGCGATAAAACAAGGATGGAAGAACTGGCGAAAGAAGAAAATGCCTTTATCCGCCCTTCTCCAAGCTCCGGATTTCTGGGAGGAGTAGCCAATACCACTTTTGAGACCATGATGATCTGTGAAGCGGCAGGCTACGATTATATTTTAATTGAAACCGTAGGCGTAGGACAGTCGGAAGTACTGGTCGCCGACATTACCGATGTTTTCTTATTTTTGAAAATCATCGGCGGCGGCGATGAGCTTCAGGGGATCAAGCGCGGAATCATGGAGATGGTAGATCTTATTTTCATCAATAAAGTAGAGCAGGACAATCTGCAGAAAGCCAAAAATACAAGGCTGGAGCTTAAACGGGCTTTAGACTTTATTCCGCCCAAAGAAAAAGGCTGGAAAGTTCCCGTTTTGCTCGGTTCGGCTTTACGGAACGAAGGGTTACCGGATATTTTTGAAAAAATTAATGACTTCATCAGCCTGAAGAAGAAAACCGGCCGATTTGAAGAAGTCCGCATTCAGCAGGCTGAAAAAAGGTTCGAGTATTGGGTTCAGGAATATATCCTGTCGATGATGAAGAAAAATAATTCGGTAGAAGAAGCCTATATTCAGCACAAAAAAAATGCTTCGGCAATGGTTTCCAATCCCAGTACCGAAGCAAAGTTATTCGTAGAAAAATTCTTATCCAAAGAATGA
- a CDS encoding DUF4251 domain-containing protein: MKKYISIIFILGFLLSFQSCSSQTGTGDAQAVTALVNSGDFSFHAQRATPTNYDVINVMNSLPNTTSTRILDLSGGNYSIDVRKGKLDVALPYFGRVFNPSYGNTSQSGYRFTTKDFNVSQSAGKKGKTIVKIKVNDQSTVDEITIEVFKNGKAFTSIRSNDRQPISYDGYITKNEEPKEKPSAE, encoded by the coding sequence ATGAAAAAGTATATTTCAATTATATTCATCTTAGGTTTTCTGCTATCTTTCCAAAGCTGCTCGTCACAGACAGGAACAGGAGATGCCCAGGCAGTTACTGCGCTCGTTAATTCCGGGGACTTCTCATTTCATGCCCAACGGGCAACGCCTACGAATTATGATGTCATCAATGTAATGAATTCACTTCCCAACACAACGTCTACAAGAATTCTGGATCTTTCGGGAGGCAACTATTCCATTGATGTAAGAAAAGGTAAACTGGATGTGGCCCTGCCTTATTTCGGCCGGGTATTCAATCCTTCATACGGCAATACAAGCCAGTCCGGTTACCGGTTTACAACAAAAGATTTTAATGTAAGCCAATCGGCAGGCAAAAAGGGTAAAACCATTGTGAAAATTAAGGTTAATGACCAAAGTACCGTAGATGAAATCACCATTGAAGTTTTCAAAAACGGAAAAGCTTTTACTTCGATCAGAAGCAACGACCGTCAGCCGATTTCTTATGACGGGTACATCACCAAAAATGAAGAACCTAAAGAAAAGCCCTCTGCTGAATAA
- a CDS encoding M48 family metallopeptidase codes for MKIKHIFGIGAMALSVAACTTNPITGRSSLQLANNSEIATMAAQEYRTTLGKSKVVTGTADARRVTSVGSRIKSAAERYYQQIGRSGDLANYNWEFNLIQSNELNAWCMPGGKVAVYTGILPITKNESGLAVVMGHEVSHALAGHGNERISQAMVAQYGGQILGGSISNAQWASVFQQVYPIGSQVALLKYGRNQESEADEMGLYLMSMAGYDPREAIPFWSRMEAASKGARQPEFLSTHPNPQTRIADINKDLPKALEYYRAAGGKI; via the coding sequence ATGAAAATAAAACACATTTTTGGAATAGGAGCAATGGCTCTTTCAGTGGCAGCCTGTACTACAAACCCGATTACGGGAAGATCCTCATTACAGCTGGCCAACAATTCAGAGATTGCAACAATGGCAGCCCAGGAATACAGAACTACCTTAGGAAAATCTAAAGTGGTTACAGGAACGGCAGACGCAAGAAGAGTGACGAGCGTTGGATCAAGAATTAAATCTGCTGCCGAAAGATACTATCAGCAAATCGGACGTTCCGGAGACCTTGCCAATTACAACTGGGAATTTAATCTTATCCAGAGCAACGAACTCAACGCATGGTGTATGCCTGGCGGTAAAGTAGCGGTATATACCGGTATTCTGCCGATTACAAAAAATGAAAGCGGATTGGCTGTAGTAATGGGACACGAGGTTTCGCATGCTTTAGCAGGACATGGAAATGAAAGAATTTCTCAAGCCATGGTTGCACAATATGGAGGACAGATCCTTGGAGGGTCTATTTCCAATGCACAATGGGCAAGTGTTTTCCAGCAGGTTTATCCTATCGGTTCTCAGGTAGCTTTACTGAAATATGGCAGAAACCAGGAATCTGAAGCAGATGAAATGGGATTGTACCTGATGTCGATGGCTGGATATGATCCGAGAGAAGCGATCCCATTCTGGAGCAGAATGGAAGCGGCATCCAAAGGGGCCAGACAACCGGAATTCCTTTCAACGCACCCGAATCCGCAAACCAGAATTGCAGATATCAACAAAGATTTGCCAAAAGCACTTGAATACTACAGAGCTGCAGGAGGAAAAATATAA
- a CDS encoding outer membrane beta-barrel protein, whose amino-acid sequence MKKAISIALIGFSVFASAQVSLAGKVNLIFPTGSPSWQNFKGTVNQAIQGEGKNNVGFNVGLSLKANLPASFFLMPELYYTNFKNEFTTENTTFDVKSSRIDLPVLVGHKVLGDLLGVYIGPVASYNLAKEDTFNDFQENASNNFTVGYQFGAQLEIKQFLVNAKYEGAFSKDSRNFINRVSGTEIRYDNRPNLFMVGVGYKF is encoded by the coding sequence ATGAAAAAGGCAATTAGTATCGCATTAATAGGATTTTCAGTCTTTGCTTCAGCCCAGGTTTCCCTGGCAGGTAAAGTAAACCTAATCTTCCCTACAGGATCTCCTTCGTGGCAAAACTTTAAAGGTACGGTAAACCAGGCCATCCAGGGAGAAGGAAAGAATAACGTAGGATTCAACGTAGGGTTGTCCCTGAAAGCCAATCTTCCCGCATCATTTTTCTTAATGCCGGAATTATACTACACGAATTTCAAAAATGAATTCACCACAGAGAATACAACTTTTGATGTTAAAAGCAGCCGTATTGACCTTCCTGTTCTGGTAGGGCATAAAGTATTGGGTGATCTTTTAGGCGTATATATTGGGCCCGTAGCAAGTTATAATCTGGCAAAAGAAGATACCTTCAACGACTTCCAGGAAAATGCAAGCAATAATTTTACCGTAGGTTACCAGTTCGGAGCCCAGCTTGAAATTAAACAATTCCTGGTAAATGCAAAGTATGAAGGAGCTTTCAGCAAAGACTCCAGAAATTTTATCAACAGGGTTTCAGGTACAGAAATACGTTATGACAACAGACCGAACCTTTTTATGGTAGGTGTTGGGTATAAATTTTAA
- a CDS encoding ABC transporter ATP-binding protein: MIEVKDLKKSFDSVEVLKGISTSFDKGKVNLIIGQSGSGKTVFLKSLLNVYQPTSGEILFDGKDINVMTRDEKQHLRSEIGTVFQGSALFDSLTVEENIMFPLDMFTNLTFREKKKRVFDVIGRVHLDKANRKFPSEISGGMQKRVAIARAIVNNPKYLFCDEPNSGLDPYTSNIIDDLLIEITKEYNTTTIINTHDMNSVMTIGEKIVYLRLGLKEWEGNKDVLITAGNKNLIDFVYSSELFKELREYLLENNKTIDNTITKIDDNEKGN; the protein is encoded by the coding sequence ATGATTGAGGTAAAAGATCTTAAAAAGAGTTTTGATAGTGTGGAGGTACTGAAAGGAATTTCTACAAGTTTTGATAAAGGAAAAGTAAATTTAATAATTGGGCAAAGTGGATCAGGAAAAACCGTTTTTCTGAAAAGCTTATTGAATGTGTATCAGCCGACGTCAGGGGAAATCTTATTCGACGGAAAAGATATTAATGTAATGACCCGTGATGAGAAACAGCACCTCCGGTCTGAAATCGGAACGGTATTCCAAGGCAGCGCATTGTTCGATTCCCTGACGGTAGAAGAAAATATTATGTTCCCGCTGGATATGTTTACCAATCTTACCTTCAGGGAAAAGAAGAAAAGGGTTTTTGATGTAATCGGAAGAGTTCACCTGGATAAAGCCAACAGGAAATTTCCATCTGAAATTTCCGGGGGAATGCAGAAAAGGGTAGCTATTGCTAGGGCCATTGTAAATAACCCGAAATACCTTTTCTGTGATGAGCCCAATTCCGGGCTGGATCCTTATACTTCAAACATTATTGATGATCTTCTGATTGAGATTACCAAAGAATATAATACCACCACCATTATTAATACCCACGATATGAATTCGGTAATGACGATCGGTGAAAAAATCGTTTATCTAAGGTTGGGTCTTAAAGAATGGGAAGGAAATAAGGATGTACTGATTACGGCAGGCAATAAAAACCTGATTGATTTCGTTTATTCATCGGAACTGTTTAAAGAGCTTAGAGAATATCTGCTTGAGAATAATAAGACTATTGATAATACAATCACAAAAATAGACGACAATGAAAAAGGCAATTAG
- a CDS encoding ABC transporter permease: MLKKFFTAIGEYILLLGKSIQKPQKMRVFWKLFMREINDLGVNSFGLVIFTSIFVGAVVAIQMFNNFDASSFPIPPSFVGYATKAVLVLEFSPTIISLILAGKVGSYIASSIGTMRVSEQIDALDIMGVNSPNFLIFPKIIACVIFNPLLIAISIVFGIGGGYIAGILTGNWTTNDYITGIQMYMPNLFVYYAFTKTIVFAFVIATVPSYFGYNVKGGSLEVGRASTQAVVWTMVFIILSELLLTQLILS; this comes from the coding sequence ATGTTAAAAAAGTTTTTTACAGCAATTGGAGAATATATCCTTCTTCTAGGCAAATCCATCCAGAAACCTCAGAAAATGAGGGTATTCTGGAAGCTGTTCATGAGAGAAATCAATGATTTGGGCGTCAACTCTTTTGGGTTGGTGATCTTTACATCTATATTCGTAGGAGCGGTAGTTGCCATCCAGATGTTTAATAATTTCGACGCATCATCATTTCCGATTCCGCCTTCATTTGTAGGATATGCGACGAAGGCCGTTTTGGTACTGGAATTCTCTCCTACTATTATCAGTCTTATCTTAGCAGGAAAAGTAGGATCGTACATTGCTTCCAGTATCGGTACGATGAGGGTTTCGGAACAGATCGATGCTTTGGATATCATGGGAGTAAATTCTCCCAACTTCCTTATTTTCCCGAAAATTATTGCCTGTGTTATTTTCAACCCTTTATTGATCGCCATCAGTATTGTATTTGGTATCGGAGGCGGTTACATCGCAGGGATTTTAACGGGTAACTGGACGACAAATGATTATATTACTGGGATCCAGATGTATATGCCAAATCTTTTCGTTTATTATGCATTTACCAAAACAATCGTTTTTGCTTTTGTTATTGCCACGGTTCCTTCCTATTTCGGATATAATGTAAAAGGAGGTTCCCTGGAAGTAGGTAGAGCAAGTACACAAGCAGTAGTTTGGACGATGGTTTTCATTATCCTTTCGGAGTTGTTATTAACCCAATTAATTTTAAGCTGA
- a CDS encoding exopolysaccharide biosynthesis polyprenyl glycosylphosphotransferase: MQRIRYSRYLKLIIVLLDLLVIASIFIFFFLSRNQNLKYNQETWYQNLFSLALLFLFWMLLSGRTKIYNIPRNLTYTLFLERLLVHFLLFILGLLLLGKVSYNVFFNSDIYWLSFYLFFFIFLAKSLIFFGIKYIRSLGINHRNIMFLNENSSSEVLKNVLKERKDYGYKIFEYPKTEIKPDELVEFWKSNGIHTLFIPIENTYDDREEKEIFRLAEANKVNISLLPSIAQNNFFLYNMGYIQTQPVLNQAKYPLDYYSNFLLKRAFDIVFSVIVLVGICSWLFPIIAILIRLSSKGPVFFIQERYGFHEEVFRCIKFRTMVVNEESSTRTTAENDSRITRLGKVLRKTSLDEMPQFLNVLKGEMSVVGPRPHMLAVDDYYKPKIGRYSLRSMVSPGITGLAQVNGLRGDAGNVKVEMNKRVLADAFYVRNWSFLLDFVIIMKTILLLITGDKNAK, translated from the coding sequence ATGCAGAGAATTCGATATTCCAGATACCTTAAATTAATCATCGTTTTGCTTGACCTTCTGGTTATTGCATCTATTTTTATATTCTTTTTCCTGAGCAGGAACCAGAATTTAAAGTACAATCAGGAAACCTGGTACCAGAATTTATTTTCCCTTGCCTTATTATTTTTGTTCTGGATGCTGCTCAGTGGCAGAACAAAGATCTATAATATCCCGAGGAATTTAACCTATACTTTATTTCTGGAGCGTCTTCTTGTCCATTTTTTGCTGTTTATTCTCGGGCTTTTACTGCTTGGAAAAGTCAGTTACAATGTATTTTTCAATTCAGATATCTACTGGCTTTCATTTTACTTGTTTTTCTTCATATTCCTGGCTAAATCGCTGATCTTTTTCGGGATCAAATATATCCGGAGCCTGGGAATCAATCACCGGAATATCATGTTCCTCAATGAAAACAGTTCTTCGGAGGTTCTAAAGAATGTTCTGAAAGAAAGAAAAGACTACGGATACAAGATTTTTGAATATCCGAAAACCGAAATAAAGCCTGATGAACTGGTGGAATTCTGGAAAAGCAATGGGATCCATACCTTATTTATCCCGATAGAAAATACCTATGATGACCGGGAGGAAAAAGAAATTTTCAGACTGGCTGAAGCCAATAAAGTTAATATTTCTCTGCTTCCGAGTATTGCACAGAATAATTTCTTTTTATACAACATGGGTTATATCCAGACACAGCCTGTTCTGAACCAGGCAAAGTATCCGCTGGATTATTATTCCAATTTTCTGTTGAAAAGAGCATTTGATATTGTATTTTCTGTCATTGTATTGGTGGGAATCTGCTCCTGGCTGTTCCCAATTATCGCTATTCTCATCAGATTATCCTCAAAGGGCCCGGTATTTTTTATTCAGGAAAGATATGGGTTCCATGAAGAGGTATTCCGATGCATTAAGTTCCGGACAATGGTGGTAAATGAGGAATCATCTACAAGAACAACCGCTGAAAACGACTCGAGGATTACCCGGCTTGGAAAAGTTTTAAGAAAGACCAGTCTTGACGAAATGCCGCAGTTTCTGAATGTGCTCAAAGGCGAAATGTCGGTCGTAGGACCAAGACCGCATATGCTGGCGGTAGATGATTATTACAAACCTAAAATCGGGCGTTACAGCTTACGAAGCATGGTAAGCCCCGGGATTACCGGGCTGGCACAAGTAAACGGGCTGCGCGGCGATGCAGGAAATGTAAAAGTAGAAATGAACAAAAGGGTTTTGGCAGATGCTTTCTACGTAAGAAACTGGAGCTTTCTGCTTGACTTCGTGATCATCATGAAAACCATTTTACTGTTGATAACGGGCGATAAAAATGCAAAATAG
- a CDS encoding 7-carboxy-7-deazaguanine synthase QueE: MKIEEDILLKEGKMLPVMEHFYTLQGEGAHTGKAAYFIRLGGCDVGCHWCDVKESWDPTLHPLMNAQEIAETAARHCKTIVLTGGEPLMWNLDVLTSRLKALGCTVHIETSGAYPMSGQIDWITLSPKKTGLPKEEIYARAHELKVIVFNNNDFKFAQEQAAKVSANCTLYLQSEWSKRDEMYPKITDFILEHPEWRASVQTHKYLNIP, encoded by the coding sequence ATGAAAATAGAAGAAGATATTTTATTAAAAGAAGGTAAAATGCTCCCGGTGATGGAGCATTTTTACACTCTTCAGGGAGAAGGGGCACATACCGGAAAAGCAGCATACTTTATTCGATTGGGCGGCTGCGATGTCGGGTGCCATTGGTGTGATGTAAAAGAAAGCTGGGATCCGACCCTGCATCCGCTGATGAATGCACAAGAAATTGCAGAAACAGCGGCAAGGCACTGCAAAACTATTGTTTTAACAGGCGGAGAGCCTTTAATGTGGAATCTTGATGTGTTAACTTCCAGGTTAAAAGCCCTTGGCTGCACCGTTCACATTGAAACTTCAGGAGCTTATCCGATGAGCGGGCAGATCGACTGGATTACGCTTTCACCTAAAAAAACCGGGCTTCCGAAAGAAGAAATCTATGCCAGGGCCCACGAACTTAAAGTTATCGTTTTCAATAACAACGATTTTAAATTTGCGCAGGAACAGGCGGCGAAAGTTTCTGCAAACTGTACTTTGTATCTTCAGAGCGAATGGAGCAAGCGGGATGAAATGTATCCAAAAATTACAGATTTTATTCTGGAGCACCCTGAATGGAGGGCTTCGGTTCAGACGCATAAATATCTGAATATTCCGTAA
- a CDS encoding bifunctional 5,10-methylenetetrahydrofolate dehydrogenase/5,10-methenyltetrahydrofolate cyclohydrolase, with product MAEILDGLKISKEIKQEIKAEVEKIVAGKRRAPHLVAILVGNNGASKAYVNSKVKDCEEVGFQSSLVKFPSTVSESELLEKIDELNKSKAVDGFIVQLPLPDQIDQEKIINAIDPRKDVDGFHPENFGRMALEMDTFLPATPFGILTLLERYNIETKGKDCVIIGRSKIVGRPMSILMGRKDFPGNSTVTLTHSYTKDIEEYTKKADIVITALGDPHFLKGDMIKEGAVIVDVGITRVDNDSPKGYYLAGDVDFDSCAAKASWITPVPGGVGPMTRAMLMKNTIIAYKTSVYND from the coding sequence ATGGCAGAAATTCTTGACGGATTAAAAATATCCAAAGAAATAAAACAGGAAATCAAGGCTGAGGTTGAAAAAATCGTTGCCGGAAAAAGAAGAGCCCCGCATTTGGTAGCCATTCTGGTGGGGAACAACGGAGCGAGCAAAGCGTATGTGAATTCCAAAGTAAAAGACTGTGAGGAAGTAGGATTTCAGTCGAGCCTTGTAAAATTTCCAAGCACGGTTTCCGAATCTGAATTATTGGAAAAAATTGATGAATTGAACAAGTCGAAAGCAGTGGACGGGTTTATCGTTCAGCTTCCTTTGCCGGACCAGATCGATCAGGAAAAAATCATTAACGCCATCGACCCAAGAAAAGACGTAGATGGCTTCCACCCGGAAAATTTCGGAAGGATGGCCTTGGAAATGGATACTTTTTTACCGGCTACCCCGTTTGGGATTTTAACGTTATTAGAAAGATATAATATTGAAACAAAAGGGAAAGACTGTGTCATTATCGGAAGAAGCAAAATCGTAGGAAGACCAATGAGTATTCTGATGGGAAGAAAAGATTTTCCGGGAAATTCTACCGTTACCCTTACTCACTCTTATACGAAAGACATCGAAGAATATACTAAAAAGGCAGACATCGTTATTACCGCCCTGGGAGATCCTCATTTCCTGAAAGGAGATATGATCAAGGAAGGAGCCGTAATCGTGGACGTAGGGATTACAAGAGTAGACAACGATTCTCCAAAAGGATATTACCTGGCAGGTGATGTGGATTTCGACAGCTGCGCTGCAAAAGCAAGCTGGATCACGCCGGTACCGGGAGGTGTTGGGCCTATGACCAGAGCAATGCTGATGAAAAATACCATCATTGCTTACAAAACTTCGGTCTATAACGACTAA